One stretch of Roseimicrobium sp. ORNL1 DNA includes these proteins:
- the purD gene encoding phosphoribosylamine--glycine ligase, with protein MKILVTGKGGREHAIITALRESAPDTKIFAYPGSDAISEIATRVEAKDLLDLVAFMQREKVDLCVAGEEAYLVKDRGLANLCAEAGIPCWGPVKEAAQLEASKAFAKHFLKRHNIPTAAFSIAHTKHEALRAITTYPVVLKFDGLAAGKGVAVCQTEAEAVAFLDEVFTSRTFGEGDMIVEECLTGPEISIFASVCDGSYHILMPARDYKRIGDNDQGANTGGMGAVASRQLADAELLEQIEETIVKPTVAGLQKDGLKYRGFLYFGIMLTPQGPQVLEYNCRFGDPEAEAVLPMVRGDFAYYLLAGAQGTLKRDLVHFVDGWSVCVILASAGYPASSRNGDVISGLDGVNGARVFHCGTRKGEKGFETNGGRVLAVVSQGTTRDEARDKAYQAAEAISFDGLQRRSDIAKMHFE; from the coding sequence ATGAAGATACTCGTTACTGGAAAAGGCGGTCGCGAACACGCGATCATCACCGCCCTTCGGGAAAGCGCCCCGGATACGAAAATTTTTGCCTATCCCGGCAGCGATGCGATTTCCGAGATTGCCACACGGGTGGAGGCAAAAGACCTCCTGGACCTCGTGGCATTCATGCAGCGTGAGAAGGTGGACCTGTGCGTGGCTGGTGAGGAAGCCTATCTGGTGAAGGATCGTGGTCTGGCAAATCTGTGCGCCGAAGCCGGTATCCCCTGTTGGGGTCCGGTGAAAGAGGCCGCCCAGCTCGAAGCCAGCAAGGCCTTCGCAAAGCATTTCCTCAAGCGCCACAACATCCCCACCGCCGCCTTCAGCATCGCGCACACGAAGCATGAAGCGCTGCGTGCCATCACCACCTACCCGGTCGTTCTGAAGTTCGACGGACTGGCTGCCGGCAAGGGCGTGGCGGTGTGCCAGACGGAGGCGGAAGCCGTGGCTTTCCTGGATGAAGTCTTCACCTCGCGCACCTTCGGTGAGGGTGACATGATCGTGGAAGAGTGCCTCACGGGACCGGAGATTTCCATCTTCGCCAGCGTGTGTGATGGGAGCTATCACATCTTGATGCCGGCGCGTGACTACAAGCGCATCGGTGACAACGACCAGGGCGCGAACACCGGCGGCATGGGCGCGGTGGCCTCCCGCCAGCTCGCGGATGCAGAGTTGCTTGAGCAGATCGAAGAGACCATCGTGAAGCCCACGGTGGCCGGTCTGCAGAAGGACGGGCTCAAGTACCGTGGATTCCTCTACTTCGGCATCATGCTGACTCCCCAGGGGCCGCAGGTGCTGGAGTACAACTGCCGCTTCGGCGATCCCGAAGCTGAGGCCGTGCTGCCGATGGTGCGTGGAGATTTCGCCTACTACCTGCTCGCCGGTGCGCAGGGCACGCTCAAGCGCGACCTCGTCCACTTCGTGGATGGCTGGAGCGTTTGCGTCATCCTCGCCAGCGCGGGCTATCCCGCCAGCTCACGGAACGGGGATGTAATCTCCGGACTCGATGGAGTGAATGGAGCCCGAGTTTTCCACTGCGGCACACGCAAGGGCGAGAAGGGTTTCGAGACCAACGGCGGCCGTGTGCTGGCCGTGGTCTCCCAGGGTACGACCCGCGACGAGGCCCGTGATAAGGCGTACCAGGCTGCGGAGGCGATCTCCTTCGATGGACTGCAGCGTCGCAGCGACATCGCGAAAATGCATTTCGAATAA
- a CDS encoding AIR carboxylase family protein: protein MKIVIIYGSANDQAFMQPGRDYMDKEKVAYEERVLSAHRNHAELAEYLKELNASGEKIVIVAVAGLSAALPGVVAVQTEYPVVGVPVPGGPLNGIDALLSICQVPGQVPLGTVGLHSKAGLNACMFAHRILKLAQ from the coding sequence GTGAAGATCGTCATCATCTACGGAAGCGCCAACGACCAGGCATTCATGCAGCCCGGCCGCGACTACATGGACAAGGAAAAAGTCGCGTATGAAGAGCGCGTGCTCTCCGCCCACCGCAACCATGCGGAACTCGCCGAGTACCTCAAGGAACTGAACGCGAGCGGCGAGAAGATCGTGATCGTCGCGGTGGCAGGTCTCTCCGCTGCGCTTCCTGGCGTGGTGGCCGTGCAGACCGAGTATCCCGTGGTGGGCGTGCCCGTCCCCGGAGGTCCGCTCAATGGCATCGACGCTCTGCTTTCCATCTGCCAAGTGCCCGGACAGGTGCCGCTCGGCACGGTGGGCCTGCACAGCAAGGCTGGTCTCAATGCGTGCATGTTCGCGCATCGCATCCTGAAGCTGGCGCAGTAG
- a CDS encoding sterol desaturase family protein, translated as MNMNISGLILSTGLSILFLALVFRPLEKLFPAREQKFFRPEWWTDLFFLLGQYLLWSGLVFSALYVCRGWLHAFVPESFRTAVASQPWWLQAVQVIVLSDFLIYWGHRLQHRVGFLWRFHSIHHSAEHLDWLAAHREHPVDSIYTIGLINLPAFILGFPLETLAGFIAFRGIWAIYIHSNVRLPLGPLRMLIGAPELHHWHHDKARDAGNYANISPLMDILFGTYRCPDHEPESFGIHEPIPRSYLGQMLHPFRRKKRTE; from the coding sequence ATGAACATGAATATCTCCGGTCTTATTCTCTCCACCGGGTTGAGCATCCTTTTTCTGGCGCTCGTGTTCCGGCCGTTGGAGAAGCTCTTTCCCGCGAGGGAGCAGAAGTTTTTCCGCCCGGAGTGGTGGACGGATCTCTTCTTCCTTCTGGGGCAGTATCTGCTGTGGAGCGGGCTGGTGTTCTCAGCGCTCTATGTCTGCCGCGGCTGGCTGCACGCCTTTGTGCCGGAATCCTTCCGCACCGCCGTGGCATCGCAGCCGTGGTGGTTGCAGGCGGTGCAGGTCATCGTCTTGAGTGACTTCCTCATCTACTGGGGCCACCGTTTGCAGCACCGCGTCGGCTTCCTCTGGAGGTTCCATTCCATTCATCACAGTGCGGAGCATCTGGACTGGCTGGCGGCGCACCGGGAGCATCCGGTGGATTCCATCTACACCATCGGGCTCATCAACCTGCCGGCTTTCATTCTTGGCTTTCCCTTGGAGACGCTGGCGGGCTTCATCGCCTTCCGGGGCATCTGGGCCATCTACATCCACTCGAACGTGCGTTTGCCCCTCGGGCCGCTTCGCATGCTCATTGGCGCGCCGGAACTGCATCACTGGCACCATGACAAGGCCCGGGACGCAGGGAACTACGCGAATATCTCACCGCTCATGGACATCCTCTTTGGCACCTACCGCTGCCCGGACCATGAGCCTGAGTCCTTTGGCATTCATGAGCCGATTCCACGGAGCTACCTCGGGCAGATGCTGCATCCCTTCCGACGGAAGAAACGCACGGAATAA
- the pyrR gene encoding bifunctional pyr operon transcriptional regulator/uracil phosphoribosyltransferase PyrR: MPDKEPILTKQDIAQRIERIAAAIEERKPGKDLALVGIHRRGVPLSERVYSLLKPKLPHLRIGRVDISLYRDDLHSLEVMPKLVGSDIPFDLDGMHVILFDEVMHTGRTSRAALEELLDHGRPGKVELAVLIDRGGRQLPMCADYVGQDLEVPEGQRVSVCFEEVDGEDAVYVTEGGRR; this comes from the coding sequence ATGCCGGACAAAGAGCCGATCCTCACCAAGCAAGACATCGCCCAGCGCATCGAGCGCATTGCTGCCGCCATTGAGGAGAGAAAACCGGGCAAGGACCTCGCTCTCGTGGGGATTCACCGCCGGGGAGTGCCGCTCTCGGAGCGTGTGTATTCCCTTCTGAAGCCGAAGCTTCCTCATCTGCGCATCGGGCGGGTGGATATCTCCCTGTACCGCGATGACCTGCATTCGCTGGAGGTCATGCCCAAGCTGGTGGGCTCGGACATCCCCTTCGACCTGGATGGCATGCACGTCATCCTCTTCGATGAAGTGATGCACACCGGCCGCACCTCGCGCGCGGCGCTGGAGGAACTGCTGGACCATGGACGTCCTGGCAAGGTGGAACTGGCGGTACTGATCGACCGCGGTGGCCGCCAATTGCCGATGTGTGCGGACTATGTAGGCCAGGATCTGGAGGTGCCGGAAGGGCAGCGAGTTTCCGTGTGTTTTGAAGAAGTGGATGGCGAAGACGCCGTGTATGTGACAGAAGGAGGACGTCGATGA
- a CDS encoding aspartate carbamoyltransferase catalytic subunit: MTPRKDLLDIQSLTDEELDFILTNAVPFKNLFKRSVKKVPTLRGRTVLTLFYEPSTRTRSSFEVAASRLSADVVNFSVSTSSVVKGESVLDTISTLEAMRTDYVVVRHSNSGIPNLIAKNTTASVINAGDGFHAHPTQALLDVFTLKEVFGGDVRGSRIAFIGDIQHSRVARSTNLLCRRMGMHTAMLAPSSLIPRELPKDIAVFGSWAELYAWKPDVIYLLRVQMERQNVPFFPSLGEYHRQFGMTDDRLARIRDAGVWVMHPGPVNRGVELTDNVMTYERCLIDQQVENGIAVRMSVLYWLKPGSVGEDVNP; the protein is encoded by the coding sequence ATGACCCCTCGTAAAGACCTGCTGGATATCCAAAGCCTGACGGATGAAGAACTGGACTTCATCCTCACCAACGCTGTTCCCTTCAAGAATCTCTTCAAGCGCAGTGTGAAGAAGGTCCCCACGCTGCGTGGCCGCACGGTGTTGACGCTCTTTTACGAACCCAGCACGCGCACGCGCTCCTCATTCGAGGTGGCTGCCAGCCGTCTCTCAGCGGACGTGGTGAACTTTTCCGTGAGCACTTCATCGGTGGTGAAAGGGGAGAGTGTGCTGGATACCATTTCGACACTGGAGGCCATGCGCACCGACTATGTGGTGGTACGCCACAGCAACTCCGGCATTCCCAATCTCATCGCGAAAAACACCACCGCCTCCGTCATCAATGCCGGCGATGGCTTCCATGCGCATCCCACGCAGGCGCTGCTGGATGTGTTCACCTTGAAGGAGGTCTTCGGCGGTGATGTGCGCGGGTCGCGTATCGCCTTCATCGGAGACATCCAGCACTCGCGTGTGGCCCGCTCCACGAATCTCCTGTGCCGCCGCATGGGCATGCACACCGCCATGCTGGCGCCGAGTTCGCTCATCCCACGGGAGCTGCCCAAGGATATCGCTGTCTTCGGATCGTGGGCCGAGCTCTACGCGTGGAAGCCGGATGTCATCTACCTCCTGCGTGTGCAGATGGAGCGGCAGAATGTGCCCTTTTTCCCAAGCCTAGGCGAGTACCACCGCCAGTTCGGCATGACAGACGACCGCCTCGCCCGCATCCGCGACGCCGGTGTCTGGGTCATGCATCCCGGCCCTGTGAACCGCGGCGTGGAACTCACGGACAATGTGATGACCTACGAGCGCTGCCTGATTGACCAGCAGGTAGAGAATGGCATCGCGGTGAGGATGAGCGTATTGTACTGGCTGAAGCCTGGCAGTGTGGGCGAGGATGTCAATCCATGA
- a CDS encoding AAA family ATPase — MSSGSLLLLAGPNGAGKSTLIQSVREELGIPDYTSLNADERTLQKVILAGFTGFDDSRMGADVLKRLFIESANEVHRETLELLRSGRNVCLETVLSTDKYCDLVSEVLENGGAFEMFYVALNSPELSEKRVRIRVRKFGHDVPVDRLRERWQRSLTFLPWFARRATNATVFDNSGEGPVIVAKGGGGVWRWQVEPSTVFPELRLALESEFPELKQT; from the coding sequence ATGTCGTCAGGTTCGCTTCTGTTGCTTGCAGGTCCAAACGGGGCGGGGAAGTCCACGTTGATACAGTCGGTGCGAGAGGAGCTGGGAATCCCAGACTACACATCGCTCAACGCAGACGAGCGCACGTTGCAGAAGGTCATCTTGGCTGGGTTCACGGGATTTGATGACTCAAGAATGGGCGCCGACGTACTGAAGAGGTTGTTTATCGAATCTGCTAATGAGGTCCATCGGGAGACACTTGAACTTCTGAGGTCGGGTAGAAATGTCTGTTTGGAAACGGTGTTGAGTACCGATAAGTATTGCGATTTGGTTTCCGAGGTTCTCGAAAATGGTGGAGCGTTCGAAATGTTTTACGTGGCTTTGAATAGCCCGGAACTCTCTGAAAAGCGTGTGCGAATCCGCGTACGGAAGTTCGGGCACGACGTGCCGGTTGACCGGCTACGCGAGCGCTGGCAACGTTCGCTTACATTTCTGCCTTGGTTCGCCCGTCGGGCCACCAATGCCACAGTGTTCGACAACTCTGGTGAGGGTCCAGTCATTGTGGCAAAGGGCGGTGGTGGAGTCTGGAGGTGGCAAGTGGAACCAAGCACGGTTTTTCCCGAGCTTCGGCTTGCGCTGGAGTCAGAATTTCCCGAATTGAAGCAAACATGA
- a CDS encoding dihydroorotase, with protein sequence MKRLFQHAEIASEDSPKLTRADVLVEDGKIVQVAPSIAAGEGVEVIDCSGKVILPGFFDVHVHAREPGGDQKENIRTCSEAAINGGVTGFVMMPNTSPAIDNAGVVKTVLESARKCRIPIYTSGAITKGREGKELAAIGAMHAAGVVMITDDGYPVSNPVVLRRAMEYAKNFGLIVASHCETMELSGKGSMHEGSKSYSLGLEGIPAISEEICLDRDIRIGQYTGAHVHIQHVTTARGMNTIRRFKEEGVKVTCEVAPHHLIFNHEDVGEYDTNYKMNPPLRTKEDNAALLQGLIDGVFDVIATDHAPHTEFEKNNDFGSAPFGVTGLETALPSLYHYFIKEEKFGWDLLVKRYSAEPRRLLGHEPVPVVEGGVAEFIVFNPRATSTFTRQFMKSKSINTPFYDKTLQGRVDTVVLGDEVLLSR encoded by the coding sequence ATGAAACGCCTCTTCCAACACGCCGAAATCGCCAGTGAAGACAGCCCCAAGCTCACCCGTGCGGATGTGCTGGTGGAGGATGGCAAGATTGTGCAGGTGGCGCCTTCGATTGCGGCTGGCGAGGGCGTGGAAGTCATCGACTGCTCTGGTAAGGTCATCCTCCCGGGTTTCTTCGATGTGCATGTGCATGCACGGGAGCCCGGGGGCGATCAGAAGGAGAACATCCGCACGTGCAGCGAGGCGGCCATCAATGGTGGGGTGACGGGCTTTGTGATGATGCCGAACACGTCTCCTGCCATCGATAACGCCGGTGTGGTGAAGACGGTGCTGGAGTCGGCTCGTAAGTGCCGCATTCCCATCTACACGAGCGGTGCCATTACGAAGGGTCGTGAAGGCAAGGAGCTCGCTGCCATCGGCGCGATGCATGCGGCGGGGGTGGTGATGATCACGGACGACGGCTACCCGGTCAGCAATCCTGTGGTGCTGCGCCGCGCGATGGAATACGCGAAGAACTTCGGCCTCATCGTGGCCAGCCACTGCGAGACCATGGAACTCAGTGGCAAGGGATCGATGCACGAGGGCAGCAAGAGCTACAGCCTCGGCCTCGAAGGCATCCCGGCCATCAGTGAGGAGATCTGCCTGGACCGCGATATTCGCATCGGTCAGTACACGGGAGCGCATGTGCACATCCAGCATGTGACCACGGCCCGTGGCATGAATACCATCCGCCGCTTCAAGGAAGAAGGTGTGAAGGTCACCTGCGAGGTCGCACCGCATCACCTCATCTTCAATCACGAGGACGTGGGAGAGTATGACACAAACTACAAGATGAACCCGCCCCTTCGAACGAAGGAGGACAATGCCGCGCTGCTGCAGGGGCTGATCGATGGAGTGTTCGATGTCATTGCCACAGATCACGCACCGCACACCGAGTTCGAAAAGAACAACGACTTCGGCAGCGCGCCCTTCGGCGTTACTGGTTTGGAGACGGCCCTGCCTTCGCTGTACCACTACTTCATCAAGGAGGAGAAGTTCGGCTGGGACCTCTTGGTGAAGCGCTACTCCGCAGAGCCGCGCCGCCTGTTGGGACACGAGCCGGTGCCTGTGGTGGAAGGCGGCGTGGCGGAGTTCATTGTCTTCAATCCTCGCGCGACCAGCACGTTCACCCGCCAGTTCATGAAGTCGAAGAGCATCAACACGCCTTTCTACGACAAGACGCTTCAAGGGCGCGTGGACACGGTGGTGTTGGGGGATGAGGTGCTGCTTTCGAGGTAG
- a CDS encoding neutral/alkaline non-lysosomal ceramidase N-terminal domain-containing protein produces MLSRRFFVSLLAAAWWSSAIFQPAAFAGEFRAGAAQVEITPKAGAPLAGYYQFRAAKEVLDPLYSRAVVVEQDGEMAALVVLDLISTTRAMVDASRKLIAEQHGIPPERVMISATHTHTGPQLIRGSMMDDLTKVNTPPGQEYNGGLPALVAQSVGEAKAKLTPAKGSATVGKAEGISFNRRAIGKDGSLIWQPGKLDPRVLKPAGPIDPDLGLLVFEAKETRSAPLATYVNFAMHPTSIGGGTRISADYPGALCRILSERRGKEMITICANGCCGNINHNNYMTDTPRQSGVAEANRLGTALADVAEKSWPNLKALILHAPRSKSVRIVLPRRSFTEEQIAKAKDVVARMATEKLGTVPIAEAFCTLDTVNLKDKPLEVEVQVISFSDELAVVSLPGEIFVELGLAIKAASPYKHTYIAELANGSIGYIPNREAYPQGNYEVVSARCEMGSGEKLVETALALLKDLRAGS; encoded by the coding sequence ATGCTTTCTCGACGCTTCTTCGTTTCACTCCTCGCAGCAGCGTGGTGGTCATCGGCCATCTTCCAGCCTGCTGCCTTCGCCGGTGAATTCCGCGCTGGCGCGGCTCAGGTGGAAATCACGCCCAAGGCTGGCGCGCCGCTGGCAGGCTATTACCAGTTCCGTGCTGCGAAGGAGGTGCTGGACCCGCTATATTCCCGGGCCGTGGTGGTGGAGCAGGATGGAGAGATGGCGGCGCTTGTGGTGCTGGACCTGATCAGCACGACGCGCGCGATGGTCGATGCCTCGCGCAAGTTAATCGCCGAGCAGCACGGCATTCCGCCAGAGCGCGTGATGATCTCCGCGACGCATACGCACACCGGGCCCCAGCTCATCCGAGGTTCCATGATGGATGACCTCACCAAGGTGAACACGCCTCCCGGTCAGGAGTACAATGGTGGGCTACCAGCACTCGTGGCTCAGTCCGTGGGTGAGGCCAAGGCAAAGCTGACGCCCGCCAAAGGTTCCGCCACCGTGGGCAAGGCGGAGGGCATCAGCTTCAACCGCCGCGCCATCGGGAAGGATGGCAGTCTCATCTGGCAGCCGGGCAAGCTGGATCCGAGAGTACTCAAGCCTGCCGGCCCCATCGACCCGGATCTTGGCCTGCTCGTCTTCGAAGCGAAGGAGACGCGATCCGCGCCGCTGGCTACGTATGTGAACTTCGCCATGCATCCCACTTCCATCGGAGGCGGCACGCGCATTTCCGCAGACTATCCCGGCGCCCTCTGCCGCATCCTCAGTGAGCGCAGGGGAAAGGAGATGATCACCATCTGCGCCAATGGTTGCTGTGGGAATATCAACCACAACAACTACATGACGGACACACCTAGGCAGTCCGGCGTGGCTGAGGCGAATCGTCTCGGCACCGCGCTCGCCGACGTGGCGGAGAAGTCCTGGCCCAACCTGAAAGCGCTCATACTGCATGCGCCGCGTTCCAAGTCGGTGCGTATCGTTCTTCCTCGCCGCAGCTTCACGGAGGAGCAGATTGCGAAGGCGAAAGACGTGGTGGCGAGGATGGCCACGGAAAAGCTCGGTACCGTGCCCATAGCGGAGGCCTTCTGCACCCTGGATACGGTGAACTTGAAGGACAAGCCGCTCGAAGTGGAGGTGCAGGTGATTTCCTTCAGCGATGAACTGGCGGTTGTTTCCCTGCCCGGGGAAATCTTCGTGGAGCTGGGTCTGGCCATCAAGGCAGCGTCGCCCTACAAGCACACCTACATCGCGGAGTTGGCGAATGGCAGCATCGGCTACATTCCGAATCGCGAGGCGTATCCGCAGGGGAATTACGAAGTGGTGAGCGCCCGCTGTGAAATGGGCTCGGGGGAGAAGCTGGTGGAGACCGCCCTGGCCCTGCTAAAGGACCTGCGTGCCGGGTCCTGA
- the pyrF gene encoding orotidine-5'-phosphate decarboxylase yields the protein MTYLEKLNARIAKSNSNLCVGLDVRADKADDATRKFLLDVIEQTAPFAAAFKPNAAYFEAMGWEGMKLLEEIIEAIPSDIPVVLDVKRGDIGETQRYYAKACFDVLKADAVTLNPFMGRDTLEPFLAYQDKGFYLLAVTSNVGAKDIELLKDEHGRHIFQHVTEMAGLSSQGGLVVGLTNAAHILPLIPDVPLLIPGLGAQGGDVAALKGGERKAPLLINVSRGVLYDKPEQSFAEKAEAWAKVIRGE from the coding sequence ATGACCTACCTCGAAAAGCTCAACGCCCGCATCGCCAAGTCCAACAGCAACCTCTGTGTGGGGCTCGACGTCCGTGCGGACAAGGCGGATGACGCTACGCGGAAGTTCCTGCTGGATGTCATCGAGCAGACCGCGCCTTTCGCAGCTGCCTTCAAGCCGAATGCCGCTTACTTCGAGGCCATGGGCTGGGAGGGCATGAAGCTGCTGGAGGAAATCATTGAGGCTATTCCCAGCGACATTCCCGTCGTGCTCGATGTGAAGCGCGGCGACATCGGCGAAACCCAGCGCTACTACGCAAAGGCCTGCTTCGATGTGTTGAAGGCCGATGCCGTGACGCTGAATCCTTTCATGGGCCGCGACACCCTGGAGCCTTTCCTTGCCTATCAGGACAAGGGATTCTACCTGCTCGCCGTCACGTCCAACGTGGGTGCCAAGGACATCGAACTGCTCAAGGATGAGCACGGTCGCCACATCTTCCAGCATGTGACGGAGATGGCTGGCCTCTCCTCTCAGGGCGGCCTCGTGGTGGGCCTCACCAATGCGGCGCACATCCTCCCTCTCATCCCGGACGTGCCTCTCCTCATCCCCGGCCTCGGCGCGCAGGGCGGAGACGTGGCAGCGCTCAAGGGCGGAGAGCGCAAAGCCCCGCTGCTCATCAATGTGTCCCGTGGTGTGCTTTATGACAAACCTGAGCAGAGCTTTGCCGAGAAGGCGGAGGCTTGGGCGAAGGTGATCAGGGGGGAGTAG
- a CDS encoding malate dehydrogenase: MKSPITVAVTGAAGQIGYSLLFRIASGSMFGPDQPVALRLIEIEPGMAALGGVVMEIDDCAFPLVHSITPTSDINEGFKGVNWALLVGSVPRKAGMERKDLLNINGKIFTGQGQAIAKNAASDVRVLVVGNPCNTNCLIAMNNAKDVPADRWFAMTRLDENRAKSQLAAKAGVHVSEVSNVAIWGNHSATQYPDFYNAKIGGKAATDVIKDEAWLQGEFIATVQQRGAAIIKARGSSSAASAANAVVDTVRSLTTPTPAGDWTSVAVCSDGSYGVEKDIITSFPIRSNGSKWEIVQGVPVNEFSQGKINATVQELKEERDAVKELGLI, translated from the coding sequence ATGAAGTCTCCCATCACCGTCGCTGTCACCGGAGCCGCAGGCCAGATCGGCTACTCCCTCCTTTTCCGTATTGCCTCTGGCTCCATGTTCGGCCCGGACCAGCCGGTGGCGCTGCGACTCATTGAAATTGAGCCCGGCATGGCGGCTCTCGGCGGCGTGGTGATGGAAATCGACGACTGCGCTTTCCCCCTGGTGCACAGCATCACCCCCACCAGCGACATCAACGAAGGCTTCAAGGGCGTGAACTGGGCGCTGCTCGTCGGCTCCGTGCCCCGCAAGGCCGGGATGGAGCGCAAGGACCTCTTGAACATCAACGGCAAGATCTTCACCGGCCAGGGCCAGGCGATTGCCAAGAACGCCGCGTCCGACGTGCGCGTGCTCGTGGTGGGCAACCCCTGCAATACGAACTGTCTCATCGCGATGAACAACGCCAAGGACGTGCCGGCCGACCGCTGGTTCGCCATGACGCGTCTCGATGAAAATCGCGCCAAGTCCCAGCTCGCTGCCAAGGCGGGTGTGCACGTGAGCGAAGTGAGCAACGTAGCCATCTGGGGCAACCACTCCGCCACGCAGTATCCTGATTTCTACAACGCCAAGATCGGTGGCAAGGCGGCGACCGACGTCATCAAGGACGAAGCGTGGCTGCAGGGCGAGTTCATCGCCACCGTGCAACAGCGCGGCGCGGCCATCATCAAGGCCCGTGGCTCCTCCTCCGCCGCCTCCGCTGCAAATGCCGTGGTGGACACCGTGCGCTCCCTCACCACCCCGACGCCTGCCGGCGACTGGACCAGCGTGGCCGTGTGCTCCGATGGCAGCTACGGTGTGGAGAAGGACATCATCACCAGCTTCCCCATCCGCAGCAACGGCTCCAAGTGGGAAATCGTGCAGGGCGTGCCGGTGAATGAATTCAGCCAGGGCAAGATCAACGCCACCGTGCAGGAGCTCAAGGAAGAGCGCGATGCGGTGAAGGAACTTGGCCTGATTTAA